From the Trichoplusia ni isolate ovarian cell line Hi5 chromosome 1, tn1, whole genome shotgun sequence genome, the window aacTTGGTTCAAATTAGATATAGaaaccggcacggatcttgagcgctgaccttcacctgcgcaaaGTGATTTTTCatgtcccttttgcggtatgaagtgaggcgcggggcggattaaagtgcagtgattggcccgcagcgccATAGCGTTATAGCCGTCAcccgtgattggttgaaattcgttctttgctgaaGTTGCATGCAGCttaagacgacgagtacgcacaattgattggcgttttgttttacgatgtgcaaagcgatccccactcttccaccgagcgctcaagatccgtgccggtaactataactgaaccgatttgaaaaaattaGGCAATGTTATAAATTTTCCTACACACCTAAAGATTTGTGTTAAAACGGAGGTATTTATCTTTGTGATAATACATTTAATCATATTATGTGATAACCGTACATTTATCGTCTGCAAtgcaaatacatattatatataaatatttagcttGAACCTCATTAAAAATCGAAAGCCTAtcgctatttttaaattaatatggcCGCTGTGCTTTGCAGAAGCCACTTTTACGATATAGTTTGCTGTCACGTTTCTGTGAGtgctataatattatttcaaaatgtggCGATAGGCTCTCAGACTTAGTAGCGCATTGTATACGCTAATTGTTGTTTATCGGAGTTATCTCCATCTTTAAGCTACGTTCAGATGGTGCAAGTTAGGTCCGATAGTTGATATAAACTCATTTCGTTTATACATAGGTACCACAACTTCCATAATTTGAACTTACTAAAAGTGATTTAGTTTACATGGAACTTTTATTGTTGTACtagttttaagtaaaacatTATGTTATTGAGCCAATGAGGCCAATCGTTTTTAAGACCTTCCGGCAGTTTATCCAGTAAATATCATTCGAAAGATTTCCCCTTTTTGAGATGTGAAGGTCAAATTTAACCTCAATCAAAGAGGAACCGCGAATGATTAAGTTATAAAAGGTGGCTGCAGGTATATTTTGGTACTGGTCACACAACAGGGTTTAAAATgagaatattgttgtttataacaatatcaagtgagtttttttatttaatctcagGCTATTGATGACACAGATCTAAAGATTTCGAACTTCAATGGTACCTAAAAGTGTTATCAGAAAGAAGAGGTCGATTGCACTATAGcaacgttttaaaatacttagatGTGCGGTATATAGCTTagtctaaaaaatataatacccTCGCAGACTTCTAATTTTAAACAGTTGCAAATTGAAATACCTAGCAGTTATTCTCGGacttcatgttattttattgttcctgCTGGCGGTGTGATCTTGTCCAATtggataacaatttatttaggtctttgtatttttattaatctgtCTAGTATATTAATACCAGCTTGCTAATGTCCAAAAAGCTTCTCTTGTAGGTATACATATAGAGATTGAATAAAGCTCTTAAAAATTATTCATGATTTGTTTAAAAGatacaacaattaaagtaaaaaccctgttcttttctttgttaatttgaattattatttttgacttcatcataattattaataggtTGCATATTTAATCTCCAATGTGTATCTAAGTTTGATAATCTAATCTTATTATCACAAAGCAGCACAAGGTAAAGACAAGTAAAAGTCGAACATTATTTTAgtcattacttttattttagtcataTGCTAAATCACAAGCATCACACAGTGAAGACAACATTAAAATAGTATCgtgaaataatacttaaaacgGAAATCCTAGTGAACACATTGAgttcgtaatattaaaatttacacatTAAAAAAGGTCACTTTCAACAAAAAATGGACGGCACGAAATGGGAATattgagatattattttttatctatgacGTTTTAAAGCTGAATATTATATTACCCAtgattatacaattttaaaaagtttgccGCCATTTTAGAATACCGACGCAGGTTAATCACAATGAAGGTTCTATTTAAgacaatttctttatttaattagttttctaTCTGATTGTTTACACATGCAACTATATGTACTACAAATATTCAGAAAATTGTAATAAGTACACCTACTTCTACTTTACACAACAGTTGCAATACAGTTTCCCTGAATCTGTTACTATAAGTACTATAGTTCTGGCTATCGGTATAGGATCGAGATGAGGTCGATTGTATATGAAAAGTTAAATCGTTTAGTCCGTCCGTTagacgataaaaaatattagctaTCATATAACAAAAGAAGTCTAGTGACCTCCAGTCTTTTTCAACAACAGCAACTCTGTGCCAGTGCTCCAGCCGGTTGAGATAGCAATCACTACCTCACCTTACTCCCGACATTATTTAGATCAAGTTGGTACTTTCTAGTACCAAGTCAGGCCCGAATCgagaataaaatcaaaatagaaaCAGTACCAAACCGGTATCTGGGGTCACGATTGAGTACATTATGTGCTAGagtgtgacgtcattagctTCCACCAGAGGCCTATGTCGGAGAGTTACATTATTGTCTCGCTTTTTGACAGGCCCTCTAGtcgtcaaataatttattataaagcaACTGTGACTGTTCCAATATAGTCTAAcgaaggggtatcgtgttgcccgggtaactgggttgaggaggtcagataggcagttgctccttgtaaaacactggcacttagctgaatttggttagactggaagccgaccacaacatagttgggaaaaggctaggaagaTGATGTGACtgttgtaatataatatttttcttacctATCTGACGGACTGGATCAATAATGGCTTTTCATTATTCCTATTCCGTAACTTGTCCCGTTTGTAATATCAAGTTGTTTATGTATgcatgtgtttttattttattttactaagacATCAATAATGACTAGATCTACGTCAGAATACCCTAAAACAATGTTCATAACttacatttattgtataaacgaaagatctattaaataaaatataaattaagtatttaatttttaatttgtatataaatcaattgttttaaaagcagAAATAGGTCTTAGAGACCTGATTATACAACACAATTATCAATTTGGtcgaatattttcaattaaaaaaatgcaaggtttaaataactttaaagatATGGATCATTTTTAATTCTGAATAAAATTCAATCTTAAAAACTTGTTGTTGCTAATAATGAtgttgaacatttttttgtgtagtaTTTTAATGTGAACCATATGAAACACCATAGACAATCGTGTCAGTGCAGTGCTTAGTGTCAAATACCAAAAAGGATTCATCTTATATATTCAAtcacaattttgtttataataaatataatttccaatAATAAATTCCGAATTATTAGAACAAaaagatctttttattataaattgatgaAGTATAATTAaggttttcttaaaacaaagtACTATGCAGGACAATGTTGCACAGTTCTTTTTTCTATCttgcaactataaaaaaatacattaaaatataagttaaatagTTCACAAAgcttgtttagttattttttaaatttggacgaGGTGATAAAATGTCAAGATATtcttacatttacatttctcTCATATTCGTTTACCAATATACTTGTTAAttgaaaaaacttaatttctaaAATCTAACAAAAGTAGTATAAATGTATTGCTATcaactaataaaaaacattaatttggaATGTCAATAATGGCAAAAATGAGatcattttttctaaaacaattacgtaaaatattaataatcaaaatctataaaaatatttgaaatttccaTCTTGCTTAACGTCATTTCGCAAGATAATCATAGCCGATGAAAAAGCTAAAGCTATATCAAAAAggataaataactaaaacaaataactaattaaataaaattaaaaaggaagattttaaaatcacaataagttttctaataataatattaaaacatgtgTTGCCATAGCAATCAACATccaaatgattttttgttttttgaaggtGCAACACCAATCACAGACACCTAATAATTTCGTGAGACATCAATTAAGTTACTTTAAGTGTAAAAATCACATATATTAAGGTCACAAATACATCATTTAGGTgtgaaatataaatcatttaaattacacGTGTTTtgtcgtaatatttttttaaaggctcTTTTGCATTGGAGAAAAGACAAATTTAACTTTATGCCTTTGAAACAGagttaattttttaatgatgattatCTTTCGGGGATCACTAAGAAAATTGAACCTTAAAGATCACACAATACGGTAAgattttcaatacaattttacctTGATGCGAATTATTTACTCCCCttattacttttcaaataaCTTTTAGATACTTATACAATAACTTTTTTTGACAAGACTTTTAATAGTGTGTAAGGGATGCTTGCATTTTAAAGACCCTTAAGGAGAAGATCACCGcagttcaaacattttaatggaACAACACGTCTAGAAATACCCTTAACTCCGGTGATTATCAATTTACAAACTCGCTGTCATTCCAATTTATACTGATGGGGTTAGAAAGTAAAGGCCTATACACATTACACACTGCACAACGCACAACACTGTTTTAAACGCGCCGAATACGCTCATACGCATGTAAGCAGTAGATGTCAAATAAGGAAATTatgcatttatataaaaaaaaatgcaagaaaaTGGAACTTCGTTTAACAATTTTAAGATGCTCTTTCATTAGATCCCCATATTGCTTTAGTAAAAGTGTAATAAGCAAATCCCTCCCTCCCGTCGAATGCGACAACATATATATTTGCAATATAATACAATGGAGTAATTTAAACCTCAGACAGGACTTGGACCAACTTTTAGCCTCCTGGCAAACGCACCAGTCGCTAAGCTAGCAAGGTCAATGACCAAGAGTTTGAATTTAACCATTGTAACACTTTATATATCTAAAATCGACACATCAATTCTCAAACAATCAGGTAAACGTACATTATTGCAAAACTCCGGTAAATAACGTCTTCGGCACTTTAAAAGGGTACCGTGTGCACTGTGCATAGGGTTTAAAATCCATAGTAACATGTCgtttcaaaattacaatttagatgcctaCTTCAGGGACACGATAGCGACAGAACGTTTGCCGTGGTCGGAAAGTGCAGTTAAGAACCATTATTGCTCAGATCATGGTAAGTaatcgtattatttttaagccGATGCACATGACACGTCGCTGTACTCGTCGCTAAGTCGACACAACGCGAGTCACTGCTGCACTGTCGCAGAGTTTTATATGTAGTCAGGGATACTCAACCTTTTTTTAGCAGGCTACCAACTCATTTTAGTCATGAGCCgcatatataaattatttagagaTCTTCAGTTAAACGTAATGGCTAATTAACGTAATGACTTTAAAATGCGatacaatacattttgtaactTTAGGTGATACACAACTATGGGCCTGCGCGGGCGGTAACTTGAGTATACCTGATCTAGATCAATAATGGTACCAACTGCCAAATTTAAGTCCAACCTCAGCATTTAAACAACACACAAAACAGATCtacttacaaaatttaaaccttgtgtcgaATAGTGTTGAATTAAGTCACAATTGTTGCATGGTGCTGATTTCAATTAAAGTGTTTAGTTGTTTATGCCGCCGTTGTACGCATAGTCGGCTTTGTTATGCATCACCAGACGGTTGTCCACGAAGTAGAAGCTGTCCGAACAGGTCTCGAACGGAGCAGCAATCATTTCCTCAACTGAAACATTGAAAGGCCAAGTTAGGTCATTGGAAGTGGGACacaatctatctatactaatatataaagctgaagagtttgtttgtttgaacgcgctaatctcaggaactactggtccaaattggaaatttctttttgtgttgaatagaccactcatcgaggaaggctttaggctataaaccaccacactctgactaataggagcgaagatacaatggaaaatgtgaaaaaaaaacagggtgggtataaatcttaacttatattttctacccacggggacaaagtcgcgggcaacagctatataaaataaatcaagacACTTGGATTTCTTTTTCAAACTGTATTGggaaaaaataagatatttaacaACACAGCAAAGGACTTAGTATCACATTACTCTTTTCATCCAAAactatttttgattaaaattgtttttaaaagttaattttttgtctacatttaataacaaatccGAATATTACACctgaagtatatttatttatctttattaaatgacaGTTTATTCACGCATATCCACACTCGTGTGCTATgcttataaattaatatcagCTAGTCTTTCTTATGTGACTATTGTTTAGAAAAACTTACACAAGGAATTTTGTCTTgagaacttttttttaatcagaaatTTGTCGTGGCAAGGCAAgggaattaaaaagaaaagaaccTACCTAGGTCTGGTGGCAGAGTGGGGAACTCGTAAATATGTTCACAAGTGTTCCTGGAGAATGGGATACAGAAGCCAAACTCAAAGTCAAACGTCTTCAGCAGCGTGTCCCGGAAGAAATGCTTCTCAATCATCCGGAAGTGGTTGACAGGTCGAGCACCTACTGTGAACTCCACACTGGAAATGTGGAAAACAAGGTGGtgatttattattagaaataacAGTAAAGTGTAAAGatgtttttattactataatgtATGGTGAACTCAGACAGGACGctattgggggaggcctatgtccagcagtggactactaaaggctgatgatgatgatgatggtaaaCTCTGTTTAAGGTTCTGtataagaatttatattttaacttgaaAGGCTTTGGCCACTGAGAGATTTGATTagtctaataaattaaatagatagaatagaattaataggatttttttaagccttattttatttattgcatttcttTTAAGGACTAATTATAagtgtacatatatttttaatttttaattagttgggtctccagattttttttcattatattatttttataaaaaaatattatctgctCTGAAGCATATTTAATAAAGCAAGCCTCagatttatatttctttaaactaaaaacaatacataataaataggACAAACTTACGTAGCTCCAACAGTCTTTAGTTTCAAAAATTGAGGTGTGAACTGGTATCGCACAAATCTGCCGGCATTAGGGTCGAGCGGCTCCTCCGGCGCGTCCTCCGTGCCCTCACTGTCAACCCCGAAGTCAGTCGGGGGCTTTGCTATCTCAAACAACACCGTCCCAGTGTCCAAGTCTCGAATTTTAAATCTCGTGAAATCTATGTCGTATACGTTCGCCTCAGGACTACACATGTATGTATCCGTAATCCGATCCAGTCTCAAAACATCATCAGGAGATATATCGCTGAGTATTACGTCGTCTTTACTTGGTTCCAGCAACGATATTGATTCGCACTTTTTCCCGACCAAACTCATGTTTGAACTGAAAATTATACCCTGTTACACAAAAGTTATCTCAAAAATATAGGCACGATTGTAATTTTGAAGGCATGAAAAACTATTTGTCGTCGGGATGGTGTAGGAAAGATAAAGTATCAAAGcataattaaaacatcattGATGGTATAGAATGAAAAACTCATTCGCTATCGCTAATGTTTGACTTTTGTCTCTAATGTCAACCAAACTAATCTAATCAAAGAGtagaaggaaaaaaaaaatctctatataataatttttattttcttgaagcTTCTTCGtccaaattacataaaaaatttGACCACTTGATAGGCagtagtaaattataaaataaatactaataaaaaaataatgatataaccAGCGGACGCATTGGTGGAAATTTgtaaaacttgttaaaaaatgataaaacaaccAACAAGTTACTCAATAtcgaaatcaaaatatttctaagaattgtattaataaataaataaatctaagtaATTTTGCCTGCGTGGTAAATACTGCATGAAATGAAGTGTTTTTGGTTCCGGTTTAAATGCACTCCGTTACACATAGCGCAGTGGGagcaatttcaaattatttggagaatgacttatttaaaaaaatagacttatcacttagaaataataaactAGTGATGTTCgctacgaaaataataatatctgttGCAACAaagcgattttaatatttaaattttgaaaagatTCGTTGCTTGATTTGGTGAGTAACGAAACGCATGAGCAAACGTTGACGTAATATCCGTTGCGTCATAACGAAGCATGCGCCTTGTCATTTTCATTGGTCGGtcatagattaaaattaaaataatctaccaATAATCGGGCCATCGCTCAAGTCTCGTTCTGTGATAAGACTTCTTATAAAGTGGTAGTGGACTGTCTGATGTGCATTTaaagtgttacaaaataaatatacaacatGATTATCAAAGAATAGTAAGTATATTATGTTAAGGTTATACAAGTTTGCGAATACAAATCGATTTTTGGCCAATCTACTTAAAAAATTGCCACGGGCTGCCTAGTTGTCCCATCTTATCAGTTGAGTCAGCCTTTGAAGTGATTTTTATTAACGACTTTAAATTGATCAGTtcttaattgttaaaataataaaagatactGACAGTGACAGATCCGCAGGTCAAGGTTTGTTCGT encodes:
- the LOC113494386 gene encoding protein unc-119 homolog, translating into MSLVGKKCESISLLEPSKDDVILSDISPDDVLRLDRITDTYMCSPEANVYDIDFTRFKIRDLDTGTVLFEIAKPPTDFGVDSEGTEDAPEEPLDPNAGRFVRYQFTPQFLKLKTVGATVEFTVGARPVNHFRMIEKHFFRDTLLKTFDFEFGFCIPFSRNTCEHIYEFPTLPPDLVEEMIAAPFETCSDSFYFVDNRLVMHNKADYAYNGGINN